One window of Pocillopora verrucosa isolate sample1 chromosome 9, ASM3666991v2, whole genome shotgun sequence genomic DNA carries:
- the LOC131789417 gene encoding dnaJ homolog subfamily B member 4 gives MGKDYYKILDIPRNASEDEIRKAYRKMALKYHPDKNKSTGAEDQFKEIAEAYEVLSDPQKREIFDKYGEEGLKGTGKPQASTTEFNFQMPPGFTAFTFHGDPMSTFSRVFGRDDPFRGMFDQGFGMQGGAFGGGDFSDMGGFHSSFRHQSYPGFSRQRSSSFEDMHSFARKKAQDPPIEKYLMVTLEELLTGTTKKLKIIKKVLNQDRVTTHPEEKILTIEVKKGWKEGTKITFPEEGDQKPHTVPADIVFTIKDKPHVNFKRDQDNNILYTAPLSLRDALTGHTTASMVPVPTLDGRTVNIPLNNIIKPGAKRRIKGEGLPLPKRLNQRADMMVEFEVVFPTQLSTSNIDLLKNALPE, from the exons ATGGGGAAAGATTATTACAAGATCTTGGATATTCCGCGCAACGCAAGCGAAGACGAGATTAGGAAAGCTTACCGAAAGATGGCTTTGAAGTATCATccagacaaaaacaaaagcactGGGGCAGAAGACCAGTTCAAAGAAATAGCAGAAGCGTATGAAGTTCTTAGCGACCCTCAAAAAAGGGAGATATTTGATAAGTACGGTGAAGAAGGCTTGAAAGGAACTGGCAAACCTCAAGCGAGTACGACagagtttaattttcaaatgcCGCCTGGATTTACAGCTTTTACTTTCCATGGAGACCCGATGTCCACGTTTTCAAGAGTCTTTGGACGAGACGATCCCTTTAGAG GAATGTTCGATCAAGGTTTTGGCATGCAAGGTGGGGCATTTGGAGGAGGTGACTTTTCAGATATGGGAGGTTTCCATTCCAGCTTTCGTCATCAGAGTTACCCTGGCTTCAGTCGTCAGAGATCATCATCCTTTGAAGATATGCATTCCTTTGCTCGCAAAAAGGCTCAAGATCCTCCCATAGAGAAATACCTCATGGTGACTCTAGAGGAGTTGTTAACAGGAACTACCAAAAAACTGAAGatcattaaaaaagttttgaatcaAGACCGAGTGACAACTCACCCTGAAGAAAAGATTCTCACCATTGAAGTGAAAAAGGGTTGGAAGGaaggaacaaaaattactttCCCAGAAGAAGGGGACCAAAAACCACACACTGTTCCTGCTGACATCGTTTTCACAATCAAGGACAAGCCCCATGTTAATTTCAAAcgagatcaagataataacattttgtacaCTGCTCCCTTATCTCTCAGAGATGCCTTAACTGGTCATACAACAGCTTCAATGGTACCAGTTCCAACACTGGATGGACGGACTGTCAATATTCCATTAAACAATATCATTAAACCCGGGGCAAAACGCCGAATTAAAGGTGAAGGTTTGCCACTACCCAAGAGGCTGAATCAGCGAGCTGACATGATGGTGGAATTTGAAGTTGTGTTTCCAACACAACTTTCTACATCAAACATTGATTTATTAAAGAATGCTTTACCTGAGTGA
- the LOC131789393 gene encoding uncharacterized protein: MSREIPVTVHPEFKQGKPRIFSRSSSLPSRPKLKLVVETVSNPCEASKERSSKTAHENTQNTDDSSKQRKNGNIKNQQYKLWKYSLPEHFQRVQKSSEDEPCEQQNHTERKEQRRHFFRENPFVGDLQKVFEDHYLSGSSLPVRLGRRNTYSARSLRETSPSAPEISRISLPKTSFSIPIQVEVDEKVKGGGENGEEILKENKVIEADGKIEDACGSESVQDEEKTTKEAEVDMKKDNYTVLDIDNACAVSFDKKDYFDMATSQEALGKSYFNGGGDVREEITKTNTEQFKEYIKEYTDKGDESQSEDSLPLEFSVENESKNKLLIIQSILKKAEKLEKEVLAFDESSKSKAYLAIEEKLTRLLIELDGIEANRDENIRLTRKRAVQQLQRALTQLEENISCRGVQNNEDKDWSLGMNRCESI; encoded by the coding sequence ATGAGCAGAGAGATCCCGGTAACAGTTCACCCCGAGTTCAAGCAGGGAAAACCCCGCATTTTCTCTCGATCCTCGAGTTTGCCCAGTAGACCGAAACTGAAATTGGTCGTGGAAACTGTTTCAAACCCGTGCGAGGCTTCTAAAGAAAGATCTTCAAAGACAGCACAcgaaaacacacaaaacaccGATGATTCGtcgaaacaaaggaaaaatggaaacatAAAAAATCAGCAATACAAATTGTGGAAATATAGTTTGCCTGAACATTTTCAGCGAGTTCAAAAATCGAGTGAAGATGAGCCTTGTGAACAACAAAATCACACCGAAcgaaaagaacaaagaagacattttttcagagaaaatccATTTGTTGGAGATTTGCAGAAGGTGTTTGAAGATCATTACTTGTCCGGATCAAGTCTTCCTGTAAGACTGGGAAGAAGAAATACGTATAGTGCCAGAAGTTTACGAGAAACTTCGCCCTCCGCGCCAGAGATTAGTAGAATATCTCTACCCAAGACGTCTTTCAGTATTCCCATTCAGGTTGAAGTCGATGAGAAAGTAAAAGGTGGGGGTGAAAACGGAGAGGAGattctaaaagaaaataaagtgatCGAGGCAGATGGCAAAATAGAAGATGCCTGCGGCTCAGAAAGCGTtcaagatgaagaaaaaactACCAAGGAAGCTGAGGTCGATATGAAGAAGGATAATTACACTGTACTCGACATTGACAACGCTTGCGCCGTTAGTTTTGACAAAAAGGACTACTTCGATATGGCTACGAGCCAAGAAGCTTTGGGAAAATCTTATTTCAACGGCGGTGGAGATGTTAGGGAGGAAATCACCAAGACCAATACTGAACAATTTAAGGAATACATTAAAGAATACACAGACAAAGGCGATGAGTCTCAAAGTGAAGACTCATTACCACTGgaattttcagttgaaaatgaaagcaaaaataaacttttaataaTTCAAAGTATTCTCAAGAAAGCAGAAAAGCTTGAAAAGGAAGTACTTGCTTTTGATGAAAGTAGCAAGAGTAAGGCGTACCTAGCTATTGAAGAAAAACTTACGCGTCTTTTGATCGAATTGGATGGCATTGAAGCAAATCGAGACGAAAACATCCGCTTGACAAGAAAAAGGGCTGTGCAACAGTTGCAGAGAGCACTAACACaactggaagaaaacatttCGTGCAGAGGCGTTCAAAACAACGAAGACAAAGATTGGTCTCTAGGCATGAACAGATGCGAAAGTATCTAG
- the LOC131789416 gene encoding trafficking protein particle complex subunit 3, whose protein sequence is MSRQSTVRADNRKVSAELFVLTHGALVAQLVKDYESDEEVNKQLDKMGYNIGVRLVEDFLARSNVGRCHDFRETADVIAKLGFKMFLGISPVVTNWSAASDEFSLILDNNPMAEFAELPEGHEGLLFSNILCGVLRGALEMVQMEVDVWFVHDSLRGDETTEIRLKFIKKLEDALPAGED, encoded by the exons ATGTCTCGTCAATCGACTGTTCGTGCCGACAATAGAAAAGTG AGTGCAGAGCTGTTTGTCCTGACGCACGGAGCACTTGTAGCACAGCTGGTTAAAGACTATGAGAGTGATGAAGAAGTGAACAAGCAGCTTGACAAAAT gGGTTATAATATTGGTGTGCGATTAGTAGAGGACTTCTTGGCAAGATCCAATGTTGGAAGGTGTCATGACTTTCGAGAAACTGCTGATGTTATTGCCAAG TTGGGATTTAAAATGTTCTTGGGTATTTCACCAGTGGTAACAAATTGGAGTGCAGCATCAGATGAATTTTCCTTAATACTAGACAACAATCCCATGGCAGAGTTTGCTGAGTTGCCAGAAGGACATGAAGGACTTCTTTTCTCCAACATACTGTGTGGTGTCCTGAGGGGAGCCCTTGAAATG GTACAAATGGAAGTTGATGTTTGGTTTGTTCATGATTCGTTAAGAGGCGACGAGACAACAGAAATTAGACTCAAGTTTATAAAGAAGTTAGAAGATGCTCTCCCCGCTGGCGAGGACTAA